A genome region from Raphanus sativus cultivar WK10039 unplaced genomic scaffold, ASM80110v3 Scaffold0083, whole genome shotgun sequence includes the following:
- the LOC108811404 gene encoding probable disease resistance protein RPP1 — MDLYLLLVTVSVTIFTLLCTILFSIVYGKSRVQENRVIASSPSSSSSPPSPQSSLPIHDVFPSFHGADVRKYFLSHLLKEFGSKGINLFIDNDITRGEFIGPELKKAIQGSKIAIVLLSKRYASSSWCLDELVEIMKCKEELGQTVMPVFYEVDPTDVKKQAGEFGKVFKETCKGKRNEVIGKWSEALAKVATLAGYHSKNWETDAKMVEDVATDVAVKLFDSTPSRDFDEFIGMEAHMNKISRVLRTDLDEVRMIGIWGPAGIGKTTIARCLFNQLSDTFQYSTFLMNVKAMYTPPICSDDHNVKLLLQQKLLSQLLNQKEEDFKISHLGVARERLNDKKVLVVLDDVDRLVQLEAMAKETWWFGHGSQIIITTQDRKILKAHGITDIYEVNLPSDCEAIQMFCMYAFGQKSPEDGFEKLVREVTRLAGKLPLGLRVMGSYFRGMSKQEWENALPELRRCLNGEIERILMFGYNALSHENKFLFLHIACFFNRGRGRIDRVVEHLSKSFYDVRQQLNVLAEKSLISLESKYVIMHDLLVQLGRDIVRKQSREPGQRQFLVDKRETCEVLADDAAGSRSLIGIKFCGGGEINVSERAFEGMSNLQFLRLRLASDGGGYMFLGYLSRKLRLLDWSYFPMTCLDCIPNPELLVELNMYGSKLEKLWEGTKPLSNLKWVDLSDSKNLKDVSSLSTATSLEELKLTRCSSLVELPSSIGNAIRNVRWKLDFSDCSSLVGVPFSIGNAIHLMHLDFSRCSSLVELPASIGNLHKLNSLILKECCKLEVLPVNINLKSLRRLDLTDCSLMKCFPEISTSIISMFLSGTAIKEVPSSIRLWPHLDELHLSYNENLKEIPFPHVLHTMTGLFMSNTEVQEIPPWINRIYSLRRLVVNGCKELLSLPQLPDSLSEVDAEDCESLERLDCSFLNQKIDLNFANCFKLNKDARDVIIQASSNYSFTILPGKEIPNYFNHQASGCSLVIKLNERPSHSPVIWKACILLVCKDEVEAAERQSMYLFHRIKQNGLEDVPWNGRTNVLSRHLTEHLYIFEFRADVTSDELCFEFMVKEEWTIKECGVHYLNTRYKQVYSRKRKRVETCESGDEVAEEEVDSVRLEE; from the exons ATGGATCTTTACCTTCTCCTTGTGACAGTTTCTGTAACCATCTTTACGCTTTTGTGtactatattattttctattgttTATGGAAAGTCCAGAGTCCAAGAAAACAGAGTaattgcttcttctccttcatcatcatcatctccaccATCTCCCCAGTCGTCTTTGCCTATACACGATGTCTTCCCGAGCTTCCACGGGGCAGATGTCCGTAAATACTTTCTCAGTCATCTTCTCAAGGAGTTTGGGAGCAAAGGAATCAACCTGTTCATCGATAACGACATCACTAGAGGAGAGTTCATCGGCCCTGAGCTCAAGAAGGCGATCCAAGGATCAAAAATCGCTATCGTGTTGCTCTCTAAAAGATACGCGTCTTCATCTTGGTGTCTTGACGAGTTAGTGGAAATAATGAAGTGTAAGGAAGAGTTAGGTCAAACGGTGATGCCCGTTTTCTATGAAGTGGATCCAACTGATGTCAAGAAGCAGGCCGGTGAGTTTGGGAAAGTCTTTAAAGAAACTTGTAAAGGTAAAAGAAATGAGGTTATTGGAAAATGGAGTGAAGCTCTAGCAAAAGTGGCCACACTCGCTGGTTACCATTCAAAGAACTG GGAGACTGATGCAAAAATGGTCGAAGATGTTGCCACTGATGTTGCAGTGAAGTTGTTTGACTCCACGCCGTCAAGAGATTTTGACGAATTCATAGGGATGGAAGCTCATATGAACAAGATTTCACGGGTTTTACGCACAGATTTGGATGAAGTGAGGATGATAGGGATTTGGGGGCCGGCTGGGATTGGCAAGACCACCATTGCTAGGTGTCTGTTTAATCAACTATCAGATACTTTTCAATACAGCACCTTTCTGATGAATGTCAAAGCAATGTATACGCCACCAATTTGTTCAGACGACCACAATGTGAAGTTGCTTTTGCAGCAAAAGCTTTTGTCTCAACTACTCAACCAGAAGGAGGAGGATTTCAAGATTTCTCACTTGGGAGTTGCACGAGAAAGACTGAACGACAAGAAAGTTCTTGTTGTCCTTGATGATGTTGATCGGTTAGTACAACTAGAAGCAATGGCCAAAGAAACTTGGTGGTTTGGTCATGGAAGTCAGATTATCATTACAACGCAAGATCGAAAGATTCTGAAGGCACATGGGATAACTGATATTTACGAGGTTAATCTTCCGTCAGATTGTGAGGCTATTCAGATGTTTTGTATGTACGCTTTTGGTCAAAAGTCCCCTGAAGATGGTTTTGAGAAGCTTGTACGGGAAGTTACAAGACTCGCCGGTAAACTCCCTTTGGGACTAAGGGTTATGGGATCTTATTTCCGTGGAATGTCCAAGCAGGAGTGGGAAAATGCACTACCAGAGTTAAGAAGATGCCTTAATGGAGAAATTGAGAGGATTTTGATGTTCGGTTATAACGCATTATCtcatgaaaataaatttttgtttcttcataTTGCCTGCTTTTTCAACCGTGGACGTGGAAGGATAGATAGAGTAGTGGAGCATCTTTCAAAGAGCTTTTATGATGTGAGGCAACAGCTTAACGTCTTAGCTGAGAAGTCTCTCATATCTTTGGAaagtaaatatgtaattatGCATGATCTGCTAGTCCAGCTGGGTAGAGATATTGTCCGCAAACAGTCCAGGGAGCCTGGACAACGCCAGTTTCTTGTCGATAAAAGAGAGACTTGTGAAGTTCTTGCTGATGATGCAGCG GGTAGTAGAAGCTTGATTGGCATTAAGTTCTGCGGAGGAGGCGAAATAAATGTGAGTGAGAGAGCCTTTGAAGGAATGTCTAATCTCCAGTTCTTAAGACTCCGACTGGCAAGTGACGGTGGAGGATATATGTTTCTAGGCTATTTATCTCGTAAACTTAGATTACTAGACTGGAGCTATTTTCCGATGACATGTTTGGATTGTATTCCCAACCCAGAGCTCCTCGTGGAACTAAACATGTATGGCAGCAAACTTGAGAAGTTGTGGGAAGGAACTAAA CCGCTTAGCAATCTCAAGTGGGTGGATTTGAGTGATTCAAAAAACTTAAAGGATGTTTCTAGTCTCTCAACTGCCACTAGTCTAGAGGAATTAAAACTCACAAGATGTTCAAGTTTGGTAGAGCTGCCTTCCTCTATAGGAAATGCCATAAGAAACGTGCGGTGGAAATTGGATTTTAGTGATTGCTCAAGTTTAGTGGGAGTCCCTTTCTCCATTGGAAACGCTATTCATCTCATGCATTTGGATTTTAGCAGATGCTCAAGTCTTGTGGAACTTCCTGCTTCTATTGGAAACCTCCATAAACTAAACTCTTTGATTTTGAAAGAATGTTGCAAGCTGGAGGTTCTTCCTGTCAACATCAACTTGAAATCTCTGAGGAGGCTCGATCTCACTGATTGCTCCTTGATGAAATGTTTTCCTGAGATCTCGACAAGCATCATATCTATGTTTCTCAGTGGAACTGCGATTAAAGAAGTGCCTTCATCGATCAGGTTGTGGCCTCATCTAGATGAATTGCATCTGTCATACAACGAGAACCTTAAGGAGATCCCTTTCCCTCATGTTCTTCACACCATGACAGGTCTGTTCATGAGCAACACAGAAGTACAAGAGATTCCTCCTTGGATCAATAGAATTTATAGTCTTCGTCGACTTGTAGTCAACGGATGCAAAGAGCTTTTGTCACTCCCACAGCTTCCAGATTCCTTATCAGAGGTAGACGCAGAAGATTGTGAGTCTCTGGAGAGACTAGACTGCTCCTTTCTTAATCAAAAGATTGATCTCAACTTCGCCAACTGCTTCAAACTGAATAAAGATGCCAGAGATGTCATCATCCAGGCATCGTCTAATTACAGTTTTACGATCTTACCTGGTAAAGAAATTCCTAACTACTTCAATCATCAAGCGAGTGGATGTTCCCTAGTAATAAAGTTGAACGAGAGGCCTTCACATTCACCAGTGATATGGAAGGCTTGCATCTTGCTGGTTTGTAAAGATGAGGTTGAAGCTGCTGAGCGACAAAGTATGTATCTATTTCATCGGATCAAACAGAATGGCCTCGAAGATGTCCCGTGGAATGGAAGAACCAACGTTCTGTCTCGCCATTTAACGGAACATCTATACATCTTTGAATTCAGAGCAGACGTGACTTCAGACGAACTTTGCTTTGAGTTCATGGTCAAAGAAGAATGGACGATAAAAGAGTGTGGAGTGCATTACCTTAATACCAG GTACAAGCAGGTGTATTctcggaagaggaagagagtggAAACGTGTGAGTCAGGGGATGAGGTGGCAGAAGAGGAAGTTGACTCTGTTCGGCTAGAAGAGTGA